A single window of Mycobacterium sp. ITM-2016-00318 DNA harbors:
- a CDS encoding LCP family protein, with protein MRQSGWDSDKSRPATGGRHRADGRSIGRSSRVSVKALGGLVVSVIVVLAAIAWNTYHDVSEGITTSTALDGASPSTGAEQNILLIGLDSRRDQQGRPLDEDILGAMHAGDETSGSYDADVLIVVHVPAGDGPVTAISVPRDDYVELPDCPTPDCQGKIKAAYRLAYESVIDSQTTDDSQSSAASTDMAAREQMAREAGRKAQINAVKDLLQIPIDHFVEITLGAFFQIARVVEPITVCLSEDTSDQYYSGAEFHAGTQQIDAAQAMSFVRQRRDANDVLFTDLDRTRRQQAFMASVVNAVRHGGTLWNPVKLHALLDVAKQNLAVDAGFDLAELVPFASAAIDRSVEFYTLPVTDFRTLPDGEDVNIVDAEAIRTITQQLLSGEDPSTAQSRTESDRASAQHVTLDVVNAAGLDGVAAGVQKALAKDDFIEGSVGTADSVSAASSITYGSGAQSAAESLADETGLSAVASDAVAPDTVLLTVGTDFPTSEYVDGLASTADATTTQIPSPTTVAATAIGEAAPTPTNLTVMSTGSVPCVR; from the coding sequence ATGAGACAAAGCGGCTGGGATTCAGATAAATCCCGACCGGCCACAGGAGGGCGACACCGTGCCGATGGCCGGTCGATCGGCCGTTCGTCGCGAGTCTCGGTCAAGGCGCTCGGGGGATTGGTCGTGAGCGTGATAGTCGTTCTCGCCGCGATCGCATGGAACACCTACCACGACGTGTCGGAAGGGATCACCACCTCGACGGCATTGGACGGTGCCTCGCCGTCAACGGGAGCCGAGCAGAACATCCTGCTCATCGGTTTGGATAGCCGCCGCGACCAGCAGGGCCGGCCGCTCGACGAAGACATTCTCGGGGCGATGCACGCCGGCGACGAGACGTCGGGCAGCTATGACGCGGACGTGCTCATCGTGGTGCACGTACCGGCGGGGGATGGGCCCGTCACCGCGATCTCCGTTCCCCGCGACGACTACGTCGAACTGCCCGACTGCCCGACGCCGGATTGTCAGGGCAAGATCAAAGCGGCGTACCGGCTCGCGTACGAGAGTGTCATTGACTCTCAGACCACTGACGACAGCCAGTCGTCGGCTGCGTCGACCGATATGGCGGCGCGTGAACAAATGGCGCGGGAGGCCGGCCGCAAGGCGCAGATCAACGCGGTGAAGGATCTGCTGCAGATACCCATCGATCACTTCGTCGAGATCACCCTGGGCGCTTTTTTTCAGATCGCGCGCGTGGTGGAGCCGATCACGGTGTGCCTCAGCGAGGACACGTCCGACCAGTACTACTCCGGCGCCGAGTTTCATGCGGGCACTCAACAGATCGACGCGGCGCAGGCGATGTCGTTCGTGCGGCAACGACGCGACGCCAACGACGTTCTGTTCACCGACCTCGATCGAACCCGCCGACAGCAGGCCTTCATGGCGTCGGTCGTCAATGCAGTACGCCACGGGGGTACGTTGTGGAACCCCGTCAAGCTGCACGCCCTGCTGGACGTCGCCAAGCAGAACCTTGCCGTCGACGCAGGCTTCGACCTGGCAGAACTGGTTCCGTTCGCGTCGGCGGCGATCGATAGGTCGGTCGAGTTCTATACGTTGCCCGTCACTGATTTCCGCACCCTGCCGGACGGCGAAGACGTCAACATCGTCGACGCAGAAGCTATCCGAACCATCACTCAGCAGCTGTTATCCGGTGAAGACCCGTCCACCGCCCAATCTAGGACAGAGAGCGACCGCGCCTCCGCACAGCACGTCACCCTCGACGTGGTCAACGCCGCCGGCCTAGACGGGGTGGCGGCCGGTGTCCAGAAGGCGCTGGCGAAGGACGACTTCATCGAAGGATCAGTCGGCACCGCCGACTCCGTGAGCGCGGCGAGCAGCATCACCTATGGCAGTGGAGCGCAATCCGCCGCCGAGTCACTGGCCGACGAGACAGGCCTGAGCGCCGTCGCCTCCGATGCCGTTGCACCCGACACCGTGTTGCTCACCGTCGGCACCGACTTTCCCACGTCCGAGTACGTCGACGGGCTGGCCTCCACAGCGGACGCCACCACAACGCAGATACCGAGCCCGACCACGGTGGCCGCGACAGCCATTGGTGAGGCAGCTCCGACGCCGACGAATCTCACCGTGATGAGCACCGGCAGCGTCCCCTGCGTGAGATGA
- a CDS encoding bifunctional 2-polyprenyl-6-hydroxyphenol methylase/3-demethylubiquinol 3-O-methyltransferase UbiG, with product MVEPSKWMQKVAANPGHSHWYVERFRSMARAGEDLAGEARLVDAVASRGARILDAGCGPGRLGGHLAAAGHHVVGVDVDPVLIQAAEQDHPGPRWLVGDLAELDLPARGITEPFDLIVSAGNVMSFLAPSTRVQVLTRLRAHLAADGRAVIGFGAGRGYAFGQFLDDAAEAGFTPDLLLSTWDLRPFTEDSEFLIALLHPS from the coding sequence GTGGTCGAGCCGAGCAAGTGGATGCAGAAGGTCGCAGCCAATCCGGGACATTCGCATTGGTACGTCGAACGTTTCCGTTCCATGGCGCGCGCCGGGGAGGATCTGGCCGGCGAGGCTCGTCTGGTTGACGCGGTTGCGTCCCGCGGCGCCCGCATTCTGGATGCCGGTTGTGGCCCCGGCCGGTTGGGCGGACATCTCGCGGCGGCCGGTCATCACGTGGTCGGTGTCGACGTCGACCCGGTGCTGATCCAGGCGGCCGAACAGGACCACCCAGGACCCCGGTGGCTTGTCGGCGACCTCGCCGAGCTCGACCTGCCCGCGCGGGGCATCACTGAGCCGTTCGACCTCATTGTGTCGGCCGGCAACGTCATGTCGTTCCTCGCCCCGAGTACCCGCGTGCAGGTTCTGACCCGGCTCCGTGCCCACCTCGCAGCCGACGGTCGAGCGGTGATCGGCTTCGGCGCGGGTCGCGGTTACGCCTTCGGCCAGTTCCTCGACGACGCAGCAGAGGCTGGCTTCACACCGGATCTGCTGCTGTCAACCTGGGACCTGCGGCCGTTCACTGAAGACTCCGAGTTCCTCATCGCCCTGCTTCACCCGTCGTAG
- a CDS encoding alpha/beta hydrolase, with amino-acid sequence MALLILTAAACAMEAPNGGGPTGNHLLETAAPATAPMDPSGGRLHARPRPPTAAPAAPGFHQLTDALLYVPTGYRPDTPTPLAVMLHGAGGDARGGIDPFLPLADAAGLLLVAVESADATWDVIVESFGTDVARVDTALAHMFDRYAVDPRHLAVAGFSDGASYALSLGLTNGDLFSHVIAFSPGFAAPGEPVGEPAIFITHGVDDRVLPIDQTSRRLRPRLERAGYPLTYEEFAGGHVVPGDRTRRALEWFLG; translated from the coding sequence ATGGCACTGCTGATCCTCACGGCGGCGGCGTGCGCGATGGAGGCGCCGAACGGCGGCGGTCCCACAGGCAATCACCTACTAGAGACGGCCGCCCCAGCGACGGCTCCGATGGACCCCTCGGGCGGCCGCTTACATGCGCGGCCTCGCCCGCCGACCGCCGCACCCGCCGCGCCAGGATTCCACCAGCTGACCGATGCGCTGCTCTACGTCCCCACCGGCTACCGCCCGGACACCCCGACGCCGCTGGCCGTGATGCTGCACGGCGCCGGCGGCGATGCCCGCGGAGGAATCGACCCGTTCCTGCCGCTCGCCGACGCGGCGGGCCTGCTGCTGGTGGCCGTCGAGAGCGCGGACGCGACCTGGGACGTGATTGTCGAGTCGTTCGGGACCGACGTGGCGCGAGTCGACACGGCACTGGCCCATATGTTCGACCGCTACGCGGTGGACCCCCGACATCTGGCCGTCGCGGGCTTCTCGGACGGCGCCTCGTACGCATTGTCGCTAGGGCTCACCAACGGCGACCTGTTCAGCCACGTCATTGCCTTCTCCCCCGGTTTCGCCGCTCCCGGGGAACCGGTCGGTGAGCCGGCCATCTTCATCACTCACGGTGTCGATGACCGAGTGTTGCCGATCGACCAGACCAGCCGCCGGCTGCGCCCCCGGCTCGAGCGGGCGGGTTATCCGCTGACCTACGAGGAGTTCGCGGGGGGCCACGTGGTGCCCGGCGACCGGACGCGGCGCGCGCTCGAGTGGTTCCTCGGCTAG
- a CDS encoding nitroreductase family deazaflavin-dependent oxidoreductase: protein MGIPEVEPTAPSPLFKAGAKLMSADAARRFLKRYGWRIDRAVIKLTNGHLSMSLVLPEVLLIHTGAKTGKQHSTPLTYFTDRGRVITIASNYGGERHPAWYHNIKANPRVTLSARGYTGTFVAEEMTGAERDGLFDLAKQFVPNYADYEQMAGRRRIPVVAFTETTHNPTPSG from the coding sequence ATGGGCATCCCCGAGGTCGAACCGACAGCACCGTCGCCATTGTTCAAGGCAGGCGCCAAGCTGATGAGCGCGGACGCCGCGCGCCGGTTCCTCAAGCGTTACGGCTGGCGCATCGACCGCGCCGTCATCAAGCTGACGAACGGTCACTTGTCGATGTCGCTGGTGCTGCCCGAGGTACTGCTCATTCACACCGGCGCCAAGACGGGCAAGCAGCACAGCACCCCGCTGACCTACTTCACCGACCGCGGCCGGGTCATCACGATCGCATCCAACTACGGCGGCGAGCGCCATCCCGCCTGGTACCACAACATCAAGGCGAATCCCCGCGTCACGCTGTCGGCGCGTGGCTACACCGGCACCTTCGTCGCCGAGGAGATGACCGGTGCTGAACGCGACGGGCTGTTCGACCTCGCGAAGCAGTTCGTTCCAAACTATGCCGACTACGAACAAATGGCCGGCCGACGGCGCATTCCGGTCGTGGCGTTCACCGAGACGACGCATAACCCCACGCCGTCCGGGTAG